GCCCAGACGGCCCTGCAGCGGGCCCGGCTCGGCCTCCTCCTGGACCTGCGGGAGAGCGTCCCCGCGGACCGTCGGGAGCAGGTCCTGCGCTGCGCGCTGGGCCCCTGGCGTGGATTCCGGAGGTAACCATACGTCCCCTCGGCCCGCCCCCTCTTGACAGGAGGGGACTACGGCCTTAACTTCCTTAATGGGTTGCGACGCCCACCATCTGGTGGGCGTCGCTTTTCTTTTTGGGGGGTTAAAATGAGCGCAAGGCGCGCCCCGTTCGCGCTCCTTGCGGTGCTGGTGAGGATGGTACCCGCCTGGGCTGCAGGTCACGCTGGCCCTGCCCCCCGTAACGCCAATTCCGCCCGCCCCACGAACCTCCTGTGGACGCTGGTAGCTGCCTTTCTCGTCTGCCTACAACTTGCTCGTAGGCGCGAGGCTTTACGGCGTGGTGCACGGAGCCAGCCCGTGGGGATGGTAGCGGCGGGTAGGTGGTGAGGAGGTCTACACGACAAGCGACGAAGGACGTGGGAGGTGACCGCGGTGTCCTGGGAAGCATGGTTAGCGGGAGCAGCCTTCGCGGTACTGTTCATCGTGTGGTCGTTTTTGCCCAGCAGGTTCTTGAGGCGCACCAGACCCAGCGAGGCGGAAGCGCGCCCGGCGGCCTCACCGCCGCAAGTCCGTTCGTCCCCTCCTCTTCCGGCGCGGATTCCGGGAGCCGCAGCGACCATGGAGGTGCGGTTGCTGCGCAATCCCGCCTTCGGGCGCGGCGCGGACCCTACGGTACCGCGCTACTTCTACATGGTTCGCCTGAGCGGAGAGGGAGAAGCGCGCCTGCCGGTGTACTGGGCCCCGCGGCCTGATCTGCGGGATCCTCTCCTTCGGGAAGCCTATCGGGTACAGGTGGCGGGGCGCACCCTGGAAGCCGGGAACCTGCAGGTGCTGGGCGAGCAGGTGCGGATGGCTCTGGGCGCGCTGCTGGTTGCAGGCCGTCTCTCGCGGTTCTGGCTGGTGAACGGTACTTCCGCCATCCCTGTCTACCGTGAGGGCAAGGCGCACGTGGCCCTCACCGATGGCCCAAAGCTGTGGGGCAACGACCTCGCGCAGCTCAGGGCCCGGTACGTGCACTACTTGGCCTCGTGCAACGGCGGACGCTGCGATCCGGTCACGGTGGCCCTGTTCTCCCCCGCGGATCTGGACCTACACCCTCCGGAGGCGGTGCTGGTAGGCCCCGGGCTGTGGATCCCGGTCTTTGCCCACGACGGATGCCTGACCGCCTTCGGCCCCGCGGACCGGTGTTGGTCCGTCCCCTCGGGACCGGCGGCATTGCTGGCCCTGTGGGAGCAGGCCGCGGGCGACCTCGCCGCGCGTGGCCTCCTGCCCCACCCCGGCGCCCTCTGGGCTGCGGAGTTGAGCGCACGGGCACGCGGGACTCTGCTGGCCGCCAGCGAGCCCACGGGGCTTGCCCTGCGGTTCGTGGGATTCCGTAGCTCAGGAGCAGGCCGGGTGACGCTGCCCGTGCGGCGCCTGGAACGGTGGGTGTTCGCGAGCTGCGAAGAGGACTCCTGCCTGCACGTGGCCCCGGATCCCGCGACCCTGCGCACCCATCTTTCTGAGCACCTGGTCCAGGAGGGCGTGGTGACAGGGGCCCACGAGGTGGTGTTGGAGCTAGACGCCGGCGGGGGAACGTCCCGCGGGTCTGTGCTGGCCCGCAGCCCTGCGTTGGATCTGGCTTCGTCCAAGGCGTAAGGGGGTGGTGAAGGTGTCCTGGGTGTGGTGGACGGTGTTGGCAGTCCTGGCGGCCGCGGCCGCGGTGGTGTGGGCCGTGCGGTACACCAAGGTGGGCCCCAACGAGGTCCTGATCATCTCGGGCCGCCGCCGGACGGTCACCGGTCCCGACGGCCGGCGCCGCACGGTGGGCTACCGGCTGGTGCACGGCGGCGGCACCTTCGTGTGGCCCATCAAGGAGAAGGTGCAACGCATGTCCCTGGAGCTCATGACCCTGGAGGTCCGCACTCCGGAGGTGTACACGGTGAACGCCATCCCCGTCACCGTGGACGGGGTGGCCCAGGTGAAGATCAAGGGGGACGAGGAGAGCATCGCCATCGCCGCGGAGCAGTTCCTCTCCCGCTCCCGGGAGGACGTGATGCGGACCGTCCTGCAGACCCTCGAAGGCCACATGCGGGCGGTGCTGGGCACCCTCACCGTGGAGGAGATCTACCGGGGCCGTCAGGAGCTGGCCCGCCGGGTCCGCGAGGCCGCCAGCGAGGACCTGCACAAGATGGGGATGGAGATCGTCTCCCTCACCATCCGCAACGTCACCGACAGCCAGGGGTACCTGGAGGCTCTGGCCCGGCCCCGCATCGCCCAGGTGAAGCGGGACGCGGTGAAGGGGGAGGCGGAGGCGGAGAAGGAAGCGCAGCAGGCCCGTTTCCAGGCGGAGACGGCCATCGCCCAGGCGCAGCGCGACATGGAGCTGAAGAAGGCGGAGTACGAGGCGGAAGTGAAGGCCAAGCGGGCGGAGGCCGACCTCAGCTACGACCTCCACCGGCACCGCATGGCCCAGCGGGTGAAGGCGGAGGAGATCCAGGTGGGGATCGTGGAGCGGGAGAAGCTGGCGGAGTTGGAGGAGCGGGAGGTGGCCCGGAAGGAGAAGGAGCTGGTCGCCACGGTCCTCAAGCCCGCGCAGGTGGAGCGGCAGCGCACCGAGGTGCTGGCCGAGGCGGAGCGGTACCGGCTGGAAGCGGAAGGCCTGGGCCGCGCGGAAGAGATCAAGGCCCGGGGTGCCGCGGAAGCCGAGGTGATCCGCATGAAGGGGCTGGCGGAGGCGGAAGCCATGCGGAAGAAGGCAGAGTCCTGGAGCCAGTACAACGAGGCGGCGATCACGGAGCTCATCGTCCGCGTGCTGCCGGAGCTCGCCCGGGCGGTGTCGGAGCCGTTGTCGAAGACGGAGCGGATCGTGGTGGTGAACGCAGACGCCTCCGGTGCCGGGGCGTCCCGCATCCCCGCGGACGTGGCCCGGGTGGTGGCGCAGCTGCCCACGGTGGTGGAGTCCCTCACGGGCCTGAAGTGGGAACGGCTGCTGGAGCGCATCCCGGACCTCGCTAGCCGCGCGGAGCGCACGCCCGACCCCGCCTCCGTCACGCCACAACCGTAGGGAGGGAGAGCCATGGCCTTGACCCGCCCCCGCGCCCGCGAACAGCCCGTCGCGACCCCCGAGGACGTGCTCGAGCTGTGCGAGCGCCGCGGGATCCAGATGGTGGACCTGCGGTTCACGGACCTGGTGGGCGCCTGGCAGCACTTCTCCCTACCCGTGGAGGAGCTGTCCGAAGACCTGTTCACGGACGGCGTGGGGTTCGACGGCAGCAGCATCCGTGGGTTCCAGGAGATCCACGAAAGCGACATGATCCTCATCCCGGACCCGCGGACCGCCCGGGTGGATCCCATGTGCAAGACCCCCACCCTCATCCTGGTGTGCGACGTGTACGACCCGGTGACCCGGGAGCGCTACAGCCGCGACCCCCGGGGCGTGGCGCAGCGGGCGGAGGAGTTCCTGGTGCGGACCGGGATCGCCACCACCAGCTACTGGGGGCCGGAGGCGGAGTTCTTCGTGTTCGACGATGTCCGGTTCGACCAGAACGTGCATTGCGGCTACTACTTCGTGGACTCCGCGGAGGGCGCGTGGAACACCGGCCGGGACGAGCGGCCCAACCTGGGGTACAAGCCCCGGTACAAGGAGGGGTACTTCCCCGTCCCCCCCACGGACAGCCTGCAGGAGTTCCGGTCCCAGCTGGTGCGCAAGATGCGGGAGGCCGGCGTGGAGGTGGAGGTCCACCACCACGAGGTGGCCACCGCAGGGCAGTGCGAGATCGACCTGCGGTTTTCCACCCTCACGGACATGGCGGACCGGGTGCAGATGTACAAGTACCTGGTCAAGACCTTCGCCCGGGAGCACCTGAAGACCGCCACCTTCATGCCCAAGCCGCTGTTCGGCGACAACGGCAGCGGCATGCACACCCACCAGAGCCTGTGGCACGAAGGACGGAACCTGTTCTTCGACCCTCGAGGGTACGCCCAGCTCAGCGAGCTGGCCCTG
The DNA window shown above is from Armatimonadota bacterium and carries:
- a CDS encoding SPFH domain-containing protein — protein: MSWVWWTVLAVLAAAAAVVWAVRYTKVGPNEVLIISGRRRTVTGPDGRRRTVGYRLVHGGGTFVWPIKEKVQRMSLELMTLEVRTPEVYTVNAIPVTVDGVAQVKIKGDEESIAIAAEQFLSRSREDVMRTVLQTLEGHMRAVLGTLTVEEIYRGRQELARRVREAASEDLHKMGMEIVSLTIRNVTDSQGYLEALARPRIAQVKRDAVKGEAEAEKEAQQARFQAETAIAQAQRDMELKKAEYEAEVKAKRAEADLSYDLHRHRMAQRVKAEEIQVGIVEREKLAELEEREVARKEKELVATVLKPAQVERQRTEVLAEAERYRLEAEGLGRAEEIKARGAAEAEVIRMKGLAEAEAMRKKAESWSQYNEAAITELIVRVLPELARAVSEPLSKTERIVVVNADASGAGASRIPADVARVVAQLPTVVESLTGLKWERLLERIPDLASRAERTPDPASVTPQP
- the glnA gene encoding type I glutamate--ammonia ligase, coding for MALTRPRAREQPVATPEDVLELCERRGIQMVDLRFTDLVGAWQHFSLPVEELSEDLFTDGVGFDGSSIRGFQEIHESDMILIPDPRTARVDPMCKTPTLILVCDVYDPVTRERYSRDPRGVAQRAEEFLVRTGIATTSYWGPEAEFFVFDDVRFDQNVHCGYYFVDSAEGAWNTGRDERPNLGYKPRYKEGYFPVPPTDSLQEFRSQLVRKMREAGVEVEVHHHEVATAGQCEIDLRFSTLTDMADRVQMYKYLVKTFAREHLKTATFMPKPLFGDNGSGMHTHQSLWHEGRNLFFDPRGYAQLSELALYYIGGLLKHSPALLAFCAPTTNSYRRLVPGYEAPVNLVYSQRNRSAAIRIPLYSTSPKAKRIEYRPPDPSCNPYLAFAAMLMAGLDGILNRIDPGPPMDVDLYELPPEEAKHVRQVPSSLEESLRALEEDHEFLLRGGVFTEDLIETWIHYKHRREVDYIRLRPHPSEFYLYYDV